The DNA window tattatgaTTGGTTGTGCTTTTTTTGAGTTTGCAATATATTTAGTAAATGTTTTGAAAAGAGTCATCTGTGCATCCATATTTCCACTATGTAAATAGTTATTAATCAAAAGTAtgtttttcatttgtaATCATCAAAGTGATATCCAAGATGCTAATACGACCTTCAAAATGTGGTGTTTGgtaatttttatttttattgattgtaaATTTAAGTTTAGAATGAGGTGAATGAATAAGAAAACCCATTAAGTCTTCAAAGTTATTTATGCTAAGATGGGCATTGtggtttttaaaaaaatgttaTTGATATAAGCAAATTGTTCCTGGGATACGAATCTGATTTCTTGAATAAACCAGATATCAATAGCCGGGTGTTCACCTATTAATTTAAGGAATATATCAAGTAGTTTCTTGAAATCGGTAGATTGGTGGCTGCCAATATTTTTGGAACCTATTGTGAGACTGTTAATATATGGTTCATTTCTCTTCATTCTCAATAATTATTCGATGATTGTAAGTATGGGTGTATATGTATACATTTGTTGtcatttttgttattttttttattattataaataacGGGAAAATCAATCTTTAACAAGGAAAAGACAAACATGTAGGAGTTATCCTCCTACTGAAGGTTCGGTGACAGGTTTAGCCCTGGGTCCTTCGTAGGATTGCGTGACTGACCTGGtgaatttgttttcttcCTCGGAGACGCTTCATCATTCGAGGAAATGGTGTGTTTATTGGTCTCCATTTCTTTGATACCAGTCGTCGGTGTTTTTAATGTTTCTGTATTGGAAATAGCTTGTACTGAGTCCTCCTTGGGGTCAGTACCCTGGTCTGGTATTGAAACCGCATCAGCAATTTTGTGAGGTCTTTCCGATGCATTAACTTCATCTTCTGGATGAGTAGTACTTTTTTtaggagaaaaaaaaaaaccttcTCTTTGTTTGGTTTCGGACTACCTCTTCTTTGAAGTAGTTCATTTGTATTTCCTTTAGCCACCTTAGGTGGTAAAACTGGGAAATACTGTTGGCTTCCTGGTCTTTGTAAAATTGTCTTTGGCACCGACGTAGCTTTTTTTTACAGCTGGTCGTTTTATGACCCTTGACACCACAATTGGCACAAGGTTTGATTAATTGGCAATTGTACTTAGTGTGATTCATCGATCTGCAGTATTCACAATATCTGCAGTTTGATAACACCCTTGTGGtacatttttcaaatattaatcTGTTATTACTATCCGTTTGTTTTTGGAatgattcttcttttcgGAACTTGTCCTGAGAAGAGATCAACAATGAAGTAACAAACATATTCCATTGGAGTTGGCATAACTCCTTTCTCCATTTATTATGGTGTTCCCAATGTGTGTTTCCTCCACAACAG is part of the Candida dubliniensis CD36 chromosome R, complete sequence genome and encodes:
- a CDS encoding non-ltr retrotransposon zorro 3 orf1-related protein, putative (transposable element;~possibly should be merged with adjacent ORF Cd36_25400), with the translated sequence MFVTSLLISSQDKFRKEESFQKQTDSNNRLIFEKCTTRVLSNCRYCEYCRSMNHTKYNCQLIKPCANCGVKGHKTTSCKKKLRRCQRQFYKDQEANSISQFYHLRWLKEIQMNYFKEEVVRNQTKRRFFFFS